The following are encoded in a window of Paenibacillus polymyxa genomic DNA:
- a CDS encoding PP2C family protein-serine/threonine phosphatase — protein sequence MRILIVDDNPTNVIIIREILKKENYRDVISASSAAEMLEHLGIGDRTISLRPRPSDIDLVLLDMMMPEMDGIEACSIVQEYEHLKDIPIIMVTAVGDSKKLAEALDVGAVDYVTKPINKVELMARIRSALRLKQEKDWHKDRDQRIQDELKLAAMVQQAVLSPAIHDQVLQVNALYQPSFELAGDLYSWYPLGEGRYAIILLDMMGHGISSSLFCMFIASVLKDTVTTYVEPEKVIQELNRRFNQLDLGKQLVQYYFTAIYMVIDTRSRRIDYVNAGHPPGLLFNQDGSITKFDRACSPVGLFDKIDAEMHTIHYEGTGHIALYTDGLLEAVEGEYEEQLEYLTECLRKYEEWNEEAMLDAFFRNETPQDRDDDKCLIWISLKEGESLHENQK from the coding sequence ATGAGAATTCTAATTGTTGACGATAACCCGACGAATGTCATTATTATTCGTGAAATACTGAAAAAAGAAAATTATCGGGATGTGATCTCTGCTAGCTCGGCCGCAGAAATGTTGGAGCATCTGGGAATCGGCGACCGTACCATTAGTCTTCGGCCCCGTCCTTCCGATATTGATCTGGTGCTGCTGGATATGATGATGCCTGAAATGGACGGCATTGAAGCTTGCAGTATTGTGCAGGAATATGAGCATTTAAAAGATATCCCGATTATTATGGTAACGGCGGTAGGAGATTCCAAAAAATTGGCCGAAGCTCTAGATGTGGGAGCCGTCGATTACGTCACGAAGCCGATCAACAAGGTAGAGCTCATGGCGCGAATCCGGTCTGCCTTGCGTCTCAAACAGGAGAAGGATTGGCATAAGGATCGGGATCAGCGAATTCAGGATGAGTTGAAGCTGGCCGCGATGGTGCAGCAGGCGGTGCTTAGTCCTGCCATCCATGACCAAGTGCTGCAAGTGAATGCGCTCTATCAGCCTTCCTTTGAACTGGCAGGGGATTTATATTCATGGTATCCGTTAGGGGAGGGGCGATATGCCATCATTTTGCTTGATATGATGGGGCATGGCATTTCTTCCTCGTTGTTCTGCATGTTCATTGCGTCTGTACTTAAGGATACGGTGACCACATATGTGGAGCCTGAGAAAGTCATACAAGAGCTGAATCGTCGTTTTAATCAACTGGATCTGGGCAAGCAGCTGGTACAGTATTATTTTACGGCGATTTATATGGTGATTGATACCCGTTCACGGCGAATTGACTATGTAAATGCGGGACATCCTCCCGGTTTGCTGTTCAACCAGGATGGCAGCATTACCAAATTTGACCGTGCATGTAGCCCGGTTGGTTTGTTTGATAAGATTGATGCAGAAATGCACACGATTCATTATGAAGGAACTGGACATATCGCTTTGTATACGGATGGCTTGCTGGAAGCGGTGGAAGGTGAATATGAGGAGCAGTTGGAGTATCTGACTGAGTGTCTACGTAAGTATGAGGAATGGAACGAAGAAGCGATGCTGGATGCATTTTTTCGTAATGAGACGCCACAGGATCGCGATGATGATAAGTGCCTGATCTGGATTTCATTGAAAGAGGGAGAGAGCTTGCATGAAAATCAGAAATAA
- a CDS encoding general stress protein: MNQTNHKSYAKVVDNGVQAVEAVNELRNTGYRYEDVFVLAHDQDRTDRIADTVDAKEIGIKEEGVFDSLANLFRSRGDELRAKITSLGFTDTEADFYEKELDQGKVLVIAKKA; this comes from the coding sequence ATGAATCAGACCAATCATAAATCTTATGCCAAAGTGGTAGATAACGGTGTACAAGCCGTTGAAGCAGTAAATGAGTTGCGTAACACGGGCTATCGTTATGAGGATGTGTTCGTGCTCGCTCATGATCAGGATCGGACAGATCGTATTGCCGATACGGTGGATGCCAAGGAAATCGGGATTAAGGAAGAGGGCGTTTTCGATTCATTAGCCAACTTGTTCCGTTCCCGTGGCGATGAGCTTCGCGCTAAAATTACTTCTTTGGGATTTACAGATACCGAAGCTGACTTTTATGAAAAAGAACTGGATCAGGGTAAAGTGCTGGTCATTGCTAAAAAAGCGTGA